The Bos javanicus breed banteng chromosome 18, ARS-OSU_banteng_1.0, whole genome shotgun sequence genome has a segment encoding these proteins:
- the LSR gene encoding lipolysis-stimulated lipoprotein receptor isoform X1, whose protein sequence is MAPLARPFSGGLESCPGTLSWGAVVFVWLFLSTLCTAPTSAIQVTVSDPYHVVILFQPVTLPCTYQLTTTPTAPIVIWKYKSFCRDRIADAFSPASVDNQLNAQLAAGNPGYNPYVECQDSARTVRVVATKQGNAVTLGDYYQGRRITITGNADLTFDQTAWGDSGVYYCSVVSAQDLQGNNEAYAELIVLGRTSGVAELLPGFQAGPMEDWLFVVVVCLAAFLVVLLLGICWCQCCPHTCCCYVRCPCCPEKCCCPEALYAAGKAATSGVPSIYAPSTYAHLSPAKTPPPPAMIPMGPLYNGYSGDFDRNSSVGGHSSRVPLLRDTDSSVTSEIRSGYRIQANQQDDSMRVLYYMEKELANFDPSRPGPPNGRVERAMSEVTSLHEDDWRSRPSRGPALTPIRDEEWGHHSPRSSRRWEQEAPLERPGNSRGAGRPRARSVDALDDFTRPGSAESGRRSPPSSGRRGRAYAPPRSRSRDDLYDQDQDDSRHFPHSRDPHYDDFRSRDQPHGDPRARYQRSRDPRDDGSRSRDPPYDGRLLEEALRKKGPAERRPYREEEEEEAYYPPAPPPYSETDSQASRERRLKKNLALSRESLVV, encoded by the exons ATGGCGCCTTTGGCCCGCCCGTTCTCCGGGGGACTGGAGTCCTGCCCGGGTACCCTGAGCTGGGGCGCGGTGGTCTTCGTGTGGCTTTTTCTGAGCACCTTGTGCACAG CCCCCACCAGCGCCATCCAGGTGACTGTGTCAGACCCCTACCACGTGGTGATCCTATTCCAACCCGTGACCCTGCCCTGCACCTACCAGTTGACCACGACCCCCACGGCGCCCATCGTGATCTGGAAGTACAAGTCTTTCTGCCGGGACCGCATCGCTGATGCCTTCTCTCCTGCCAGTGTTGATAACCAGCTCAATGCCCAGCTGGCGGCTGGTAACCCAGGCTACAACCCCTATGTGGAGTGCCAGGACAGCGCACGCACCGTCAGGGTTGTGGCCACCAAGCAGGGCAATGCCGTGACCCTGGGAGACTACTATCAGGGCCGAAGGATCACCATCACAGGAA ATGCTGACCTGACCTTCGACCAGACGGCTTGGGGGGACAGCGGTGTGTACTACTGCTCCGTGGTCTCAGCCCAGGACCTCCAGGGGAACAACGAGGCCTATGCAGAGCTCATCGTCCTGG GCAGGACCTCGGGGGTGGCCGAGCTCTTACCTGGTTTTCAGGCGGGGCCCATGGAAG ACTGGCTGTTCGTGGTCGTTGTCTGCTTGGCGGCCTTCCTCGTCGTCCTCCTGTTGGGCATCTGCTGGTGTCAGTGCTGCCcccatacctgctgctgctacgtcaggTGCCCCTGCTGCCCGGAAAAGTGCTGCTGCCCCGAGGCCC TATACGCTGCAGGCAAAGCTGCCACTTCCGGCGTTCCAAGCATTTACGCCCCCAGCACCTACGCCCACCTCTCCCCTGCCAAGACCCCGCCCCCGCCAGCCATGATCCCCATGGGCCCTCTCTACAATGGGTACTCTGGAGACTTCGACAGGAATAGCTCAG TTGGCGGCCACAGCTCCCGGGTACCCCTGCTTCGTGACACAGACAGCAGCGTGACCTCTG AGATCCGCAGTGGCTACAGGATTCAGGCCAACCAGCAGGACGACTCCATGCGGGTCCTATACTACATGGAGAAGGAGCTGGCCAACTTCGACCCTTCTCGACCTGGGCCCCCCAATGGCCGTGTAGAACGAG CCATGAGTGAAGTCACCTCTCTCCACGAAGACGACTGGAGATCCCGGCCTTCACGGGGCCCTGCCCTCACCCCCATCAGGGATGAGGAATGGGGTCACCACTCCCCCCGGAGTTCCAGGCGGTGGGAGCAAGAGGCCCCCCTGGAGCGGCCAGGGAACAGCCGGGGTGCGGGGCGGCCCCGAGCCCGCTCTGTGGATGCTCTGGATGACTTTACCCGGCCAGGCTCTGCTGAATCAGGGAGGAGATCTCCCCCAAGCAGTGGGAGGAGAGGCCGGGCCTATGCACCGCCGCGAAGTCGCAGCCGCGATGACCTCTATGACCAAGACCAAGACGACTCCAGGCACTTTCCACACTCCCGGGATCCTCACTACGATGACTTCAGGTCTAGGGACCAACCTCATGGTGACCCTCGGGCCCGCTACCAGCGCTCCCGGGACCCTAGGGATGATGGCTCCAGATCCAGGGACCCCCCCTATGACGGGCGGCTACTAGAAGAGGCCTTGAGGAAAAAGGGGCCAGCGGAGAGGAGGCCTtacagggaggaagaggaagaagaggcctACTACCCTCCAGCGCCTCCCCCTTACTCTGAGACTGACTCCCAGGCTTCACGGGAGCGGAGGCTTAAGAAG aACTTGGCCCTGAGTCGGGAAAGTTTAGTCGTTTGA
- the LSR gene encoding lipolysis-stimulated lipoprotein receptor isoform X2 → MAPLARPFSGGLESCPGTLSWGAVVFVWLFLSTLCTAPTSAIQVTVSDPYHVVILFQPVTLPCTYQLTTTPTAPIVIWKYKSFCRDRIADAFSPASVDNQLNAQLAAGNPGYNPYVECQDSARTVRVVATKQGNAVTLGDYYQGRRITITGNADLTFDQTAWGDSGVYYCSVVSAQDLQGNNEAYAELIVLDWLFVVVVCLAAFLVVLLLGICWCQCCPHTCCCYVRCPCCPEKCCCPEALYAAGKAATSGVPSIYAPSTYAHLSPAKTPPPPAMIPMGPLYNGYSGDFDRNSSVGGHSSRVPLLRDTDSSVTSEIRSGYRIQANQQDDSMRVLYYMEKELANFDPSRPGPPNGRVERAMSEVTSLHEDDWRSRPSRGPALTPIRDEEWGHHSPRSSRRWEQEAPLERPGNSRGAGRPRARSVDALDDFTRPGSAESGRRSPPSSGRRGRAYAPPRSRSRDDLYDQDQDDSRHFPHSRDPHYDDFRSRDQPHGDPRARYQRSRDPRDDGSRSRDPPYDGRLLEEALRKKGPAERRPYREEEEEEAYYPPAPPPYSETDSQASRERRLKKNLALSRESLVV, encoded by the exons ATGGCGCCTTTGGCCCGCCCGTTCTCCGGGGGACTGGAGTCCTGCCCGGGTACCCTGAGCTGGGGCGCGGTGGTCTTCGTGTGGCTTTTTCTGAGCACCTTGTGCACAG CCCCCACCAGCGCCATCCAGGTGACTGTGTCAGACCCCTACCACGTGGTGATCCTATTCCAACCCGTGACCCTGCCCTGCACCTACCAGTTGACCACGACCCCCACGGCGCCCATCGTGATCTGGAAGTACAAGTCTTTCTGCCGGGACCGCATCGCTGATGCCTTCTCTCCTGCCAGTGTTGATAACCAGCTCAATGCCCAGCTGGCGGCTGGTAACCCAGGCTACAACCCCTATGTGGAGTGCCAGGACAGCGCACGCACCGTCAGGGTTGTGGCCACCAAGCAGGGCAATGCCGTGACCCTGGGAGACTACTATCAGGGCCGAAGGATCACCATCACAGGAA ATGCTGACCTGACCTTCGACCAGACGGCTTGGGGGGACAGCGGTGTGTACTACTGCTCCGTGGTCTCAGCCCAGGACCTCCAGGGGAACAACGAGGCCTATGCAGAGCTCATCGTCCTGG ACTGGCTGTTCGTGGTCGTTGTCTGCTTGGCGGCCTTCCTCGTCGTCCTCCTGTTGGGCATCTGCTGGTGTCAGTGCTGCCcccatacctgctgctgctacgtcaggTGCCCCTGCTGCCCGGAAAAGTGCTGCTGCCCCGAGGCCC TATACGCTGCAGGCAAAGCTGCCACTTCCGGCGTTCCAAGCATTTACGCCCCCAGCACCTACGCCCACCTCTCCCCTGCCAAGACCCCGCCCCCGCCAGCCATGATCCCCATGGGCCCTCTCTACAATGGGTACTCTGGAGACTTCGACAGGAATAGCTCAG TTGGCGGCCACAGCTCCCGGGTACCCCTGCTTCGTGACACAGACAGCAGCGTGACCTCTG AGATCCGCAGTGGCTACAGGATTCAGGCCAACCAGCAGGACGACTCCATGCGGGTCCTATACTACATGGAGAAGGAGCTGGCCAACTTCGACCCTTCTCGACCTGGGCCCCCCAATGGCCGTGTAGAACGAG CCATGAGTGAAGTCACCTCTCTCCACGAAGACGACTGGAGATCCCGGCCTTCACGGGGCCCTGCCCTCACCCCCATCAGGGATGAGGAATGGGGTCACCACTCCCCCCGGAGTTCCAGGCGGTGGGAGCAAGAGGCCCCCCTGGAGCGGCCAGGGAACAGCCGGGGTGCGGGGCGGCCCCGAGCCCGCTCTGTGGATGCTCTGGATGACTTTACCCGGCCAGGCTCTGCTGAATCAGGGAGGAGATCTCCCCCAAGCAGTGGGAGGAGAGGCCGGGCCTATGCACCGCCGCGAAGTCGCAGCCGCGATGACCTCTATGACCAAGACCAAGACGACTCCAGGCACTTTCCACACTCCCGGGATCCTCACTACGATGACTTCAGGTCTAGGGACCAACCTCATGGTGACCCTCGGGCCCGCTACCAGCGCTCCCGGGACCCTAGGGATGATGGCTCCAGATCCAGGGACCCCCCCTATGACGGGCGGCTACTAGAAGAGGCCTTGAGGAAAAAGGGGCCAGCGGAGAGGAGGCCTtacagggaggaagaggaagaagaggcctACTACCCTCCAGCGCCTCCCCCTTACTCTGAGACTGACTCCCAGGCTTCACGGGAGCGGAGGCTTAAGAAG aACTTGGCCCTGAGTCGGGAAAGTTTAGTCGTTTGA